A single region of the Lysinibacillus sp. B2A1 genome encodes:
- a CDS encoding DNA-binding response regulator, translating to MTNRILIIEDEEKIARVLQLELQFEGYGAEMAHTGTDGLLKYREQQWDLILLDIMLPEMSGMDVLKRIRATESQTPVIMLTAKNEVEDKVKGLDLGANDYVTKPFEIEELLARIRSALRFSQKSPTQQEQATFGQLSINEQTREVIYYGINIDLTPREYDLLLYLLKHSKQVLTREQILQAVWGYDYYGDTNVVDVYIRYVRQKLEAANDTPIIQTVRGVGYVLKEHKHAT from the coding sequence TGTTACAACTGGAGTTGCAATTTGAGGGCTATGGGGCTGAGATGGCACATACAGGAACGGATGGTTTACTGAAATACCGTGAGCAGCAATGGGATTTAATCTTATTGGATATTATGTTACCTGAAATGAGTGGCATGGATGTACTAAAGCGCATTCGTGCTACTGAATCACAGACGCCTGTTATCATGCTGACAGCTAAGAATGAGGTGGAAGATAAGGTCAAGGGTTTAGACCTGGGGGCAAATGACTATGTGACAAAACCATTTGAAATAGAGGAATTACTTGCTCGTATTCGGAGTGCTTTAAGATTTTCACAAAAAAGTCCCACCCAACAAGAACAAGCCACATTTGGCCAGTTATCCATTAATGAGCAAACACGAGAAGTTATCTATTATGGAATCAATATTGACTTAACACCTCGTGAATATGATCTTCTCCTATATTTACTAAAGCATTCAAAGCAGGTATTAACACGAGAGCAAATTTTACAGGCAGTTTGGGGCTATGATTATTATGGAGATACCAATGTAGTGGATGTTTATATTCGTTATGTTCGACAAAAGCTAGAAGCTGCTAACGATACACCTATAATTCAGACAGTTCGTGGTGTTGGCTATGTGCTGAAGGAGCACAAGCATGCGACTTAA
- a CDS encoding sensor histidine kinase, whose protein sequence is MRLKTKIHLLTTLLMLVILVVTNGGIYFLYEQLAYNTENKQLQARANELSSALSQLNEQTNLQQVLRAYMPTDGAVYIYEGEQLKTKVQATLEMSDAPSISYSMPAIWMDGTVIQIQLKQSMEEVAASLSLLKVILIIVSIVASIPIFLASLALGRLILQPLERLNKTMLKSAATGSYEKIDLPDKSGDELAKINHTFNMMMEKLEQHYQKQQQFVSNASHELKTPITVIESYAKLLLRRGFDNKEVAQESLQAIVNESSRMHEMVLQLLELAKNKEQLAIQFTQLELSPLLRKVASQMKQAYHRSFIVDAEVPRYIYSDEKLIKQLLFILLDNARKYSEGDVYIHATESTNQVIITIQDNGIGIPAEHIPHLFERFYRVAEDRNRKTGGSGLGLAIAQELALQLGIIIEVESKLGQGSSFMLRVPKEGQQ, encoded by the coding sequence ATGCGACTTAAAACAAAAATTCATTTGCTGACAACCCTGTTAATGCTTGTGATTTTAGTGGTAACGAACGGTGGTATTTATTTTTTATATGAGCAGCTTGCTTATAACACTGAAAATAAGCAGCTTCAAGCACGTGCTAACGAGCTTAGTTCAGCACTAAGCCAATTGAATGAGCAGACCAATTTGCAGCAAGTATTAAGAGCGTATATGCCAACGGATGGTGCTGTCTATATTTATGAAGGAGAGCAGTTAAAAACAAAGGTTCAGGCTACTCTTGAAATGTCAGATGCTCCTTCTATTAGCTATTCAATGCCCGCCATCTGGATGGATGGTACCGTTATACAAATTCAATTAAAGCAGTCAATGGAAGAGGTCGCGGCATCGTTGAGTTTGCTTAAGGTTATATTAATCATTGTCTCTATTGTTGCATCTATCCCAATCTTCTTAGCAAGTTTAGCTCTTGGTCGTTTAATTTTGCAGCCGTTGGAGCGTTTAAATAAAACAATGCTCAAAAGTGCGGCAACAGGAAGCTATGAAAAAATTGACCTCCCTGATAAAAGTGGAGATGAGTTAGCAAAAATTAATCATACCTTTAATATGATGATGGAAAAGCTTGAACAGCATTATCAAAAGCAGCAGCAATTTGTATCAAATGCTTCACATGAGTTAAAGACCCCCATTACTGTTATTGAAAGCTATGCAAAATTATTATTACGCAGAGGCTTTGATAATAAAGAGGTGGCACAAGAATCACTGCAGGCAATTGTCAATGAATCCTCTCGTATGCATGAAATGGTCTTGCAGTTACTTGAATTAGCGAAAAATAAAGAGCAGCTTGCTATACAATTCACACAGCTTGAGCTTTCTCCTTTGTTAAGGAAGGTTGCCTCACAAATGAAGCAGGCCTATCATCGATCCTTTATAGTTGATGCTGAAGTACCGCGTTATATATATAGTGATGAAAAATTGATAAAGCAGCTGCTCTTCATCTTACTTGATAATGCGCGCAAATATAGCGAGGGTGATGTTTATATACATGCAACAGAATCTACAAATCAGGTGATAATTACGATACAGGATAACGGAATTGGCATTCCAGCTGAGCATATTCCTCATTTATTTGAACGTTTTTATCGCGTGGCTGAGGATCGTAATCGAAAAACTGGCGGCTCAGGCTTAGGCCTTGCGATCGCACAAGAACTTGCGTTGCAATTGGGTATTATAATAGAGGTTGAAAGCAAACTTGGTCAGGGCTCAAGCTTTATGTTACGCGTGCCGAAGGAGGGACAGCAATGA
- a CDS encoding amino acid permease: protein MKSSLKRYVIGKPLRSDALGEQKLSKTKALAILSSDALSSVAYGPEQILIVLMTISTVAFWYSLPIAAGVIVLLTALIFSYRQVIFAYPHGGGAYVVSRENLGINAGLVAGGSLLVDYILTVAVSVSAGTDAITSAFPSLHSYNVIIAVFFVICLTILNLRGVTESASVLAYPVYLFVVVMLVLIGIGIYNVITGQVPAELHPKVGTPVAGISLFILLKAFASGSSALTGVEAISNAIPNFRDPAPRNASKTLLAMGAILAILFIGIVSLAYFYGVAPNEKATVVSQIAEASVGRNIFYYIVQGTTAMILVLAANTGYSAFPLLAVNLSKDGFIPRIFQIRGDRLGYSNGIMMLGLAAIVLIILFDGMTEHLIPLYAVGVFIPFTLAQAGMMRKWWHEKPKGWIPKFTINTIGAIISFIVAMMFFVTKLPQVWPVFIFLPIIILMFHRIKHHYQAVGEQLRLVNQEHPIIEGNVFIVPVAGITKVVENTLHYAQSLNVDKIIAFYVAFDQADAKAFEEKWKAWQPTIRLVTYYSPYRSITQPLMKFIDKVEHQCMKTGHQVTVVIPQFLPKKGWHHMLHNQSSLLIRASLLFHKNVVIMTVPFHLSK from the coding sequence ATGAAATCTTCCTTAAAACGTTATGTTATCGGTAAACCATTAAGATCCGACGCGTTAGGGGAACAGAAGCTAAGTAAAACAAAGGCACTTGCCATTCTTTCATCGGATGCTTTGTCATCAGTGGCATATGGTCCTGAGCAAATATTAATTGTACTTATGACGATAAGTACGGTTGCCTTTTGGTATTCACTACCGATTGCTGCTGGGGTAATTGTTTTACTGACAGCACTTATTTTTTCGTATCGTCAGGTGATTTTTGCTTATCCCCATGGTGGAGGAGCATATGTTGTGTCTCGGGAAAATTTAGGCATCAATGCTGGTCTTGTTGCGGGGGGATCATTACTTGTTGATTACATTTTAACAGTAGCTGTAAGTGTATCAGCTGGGACCGATGCGATTACTTCGGCATTCCCAAGTCTGCATTCATATAATGTCATAATTGCTGTGTTTTTTGTTATTTGTCTAACGATTTTAAACTTACGTGGTGTAACGGAATCGGCATCTGTTCTAGCATATCCCGTTTATTTGTTTGTAGTAGTTATGCTGGTGTTAATCGGAATAGGGATTTACAACGTCATTACTGGTCAGGTTCCCGCAGAGCTACATCCAAAGGTTGGGACACCAGTAGCTGGAATTAGTTTATTTATATTATTAAAGGCGTTTGCATCTGGAAGCTCTGCTTTGACTGGTGTTGAGGCCATTTCAAATGCCATACCTAATTTTAGAGATCCAGCACCAAGAAATGCCTCAAAGACATTATTAGCAATGGGGGCTATTTTAGCCATACTATTTATTGGTATTGTCAGCCTGGCTTATTTTTATGGAGTGGCTCCAAATGAAAAGGCAACAGTTGTTTCACAAATTGCAGAGGCAAGTGTTGGTAGGAATATTTTTTACTATATCGTTCAGGGAACAACAGCGATGATATTAGTGCTTGCGGCAAATACAGGATATTCAGCCTTTCCCTTACTCGCTGTTAATTTATCAAAGGATGGTTTTATCCCTCGAATATTCCAAATTCGTGGGGATCGCCTCGGCTATTCGAATGGTATTATGATGCTGGGCTTAGCAGCCATCGTGTTAATCATTTTATTTGATGGAATGACAGAGCATTTAATCCCACTCTATGCAGTTGGTGTGTTTATTCCATTTACTTTAGCACAGGCAGGGATGATGCGAAAATGGTGGCATGAAAAACCAAAAGGTTGGATACCAAAATTTACAATTAACACAATTGGCGCAATTATCTCTTTTATTGTTGCCATGATGTTTTTTGTGACGAAGTTGCCTCAGGTATGGCCAGTGTTTATCTTTTTACCAATCATTATTCTGATGTTTCATCGCATCAAGCATCATTATCAGGCAGTTGGTGAACAGCTCAGATTAGTAAATCAGGAGCATCCGATTATTGAGGGGAATGTTTTCATTGTACCTGTGGCTGGGATTACTAAGGTAGTGGAAAACACCTTACATTATGCACAGTCATTAAATGTAGATAAAATTATTGCCTTTTATGTTGCATTTGATCAGGCTGATGCAAAAGCCTTTGAGGAAAAATGGAAAGCCTGGCAACCAACTATTCGGCTTGTAACATATTACTCTCCATATAGAAGTATCACACAGCCGTTAATGAAATTTATAGATAAGGTTGAGCATCAATGTATGAAAACAGGGCATCAAGTAACAGTTGTGATTCCACAATTTTTACCGAAAAAAGGATGGCATCATATGTTACACAATCAATCGAGTCTTTTAATTCGCGCTTCTCTGTTATTTCACAAAAATGTCGTCATTATGACAGTACCTTTTCATTTATCAAAATAA
- a CDS encoding xanthine phosphoribosyltransferase, whose protein sequence is MKLLHDKIMQEGKVLSSSVLKVDSFLNHQIDPMLMKEIGHEFANRFSDQVITKILTIESSGIAPSVMLGLEIGAPVVFARKRKSLTLSDNLYSSKVHSFTKNETNDISVSRNFLNEEDNVLIVDDFLANGEAVKGLLDIAAQAGANVVGVGIVIEKGFQDGGKLLREQGVRVESLAIIDSLEDGNVTFAAEARA, encoded by the coding sequence ATGAAGTTACTACATGACAAAATTATGCAAGAAGGAAAAGTTTTATCTTCATCAGTATTAAAGGTAGATTCTTTTTTAAATCATCAAATCGACCCAATGCTAATGAAAGAAATTGGCCATGAATTTGCCAACCGCTTTTCTGACCAAGTTATTACAAAAATCTTAACGATTGAATCTTCAGGAATTGCACCATCAGTTATGTTAGGACTTGAAATCGGTGCTCCTGTAGTGTTTGCGCGTAAACGTAAATCGTTAACATTATCGGATAATCTTTATTCTTCAAAAGTACATTCATTTACAAAAAATGAAACAAATGATATTTCCGTATCACGTAATTTCTTAAATGAAGAGGATAATGTACTAATCGTTGATGACTTCTTAGCGAATGGAGAAGCAGTAAAAGGATTACTTGACATCGCAGCCCAAGCAGGTGCAAATGTGGTTGGTGTTGGTATTGTTATCGAAAAAGGCTTCCAAGATGGCGGGAAATTATTACGTGAACAAGGAGTTCGTGTAGAATCATTAGCAATTATTGACTCCCTAGAAGATGGCAACGTAACATTTGCTGCGGAGGCTCGCGCGTAA
- a CDS encoding xanthine permease, with the protein MNTFKSTTLAIQHLLAMYAGAILVPLIIGGAIGFDSAQMTYLVAIDIMMCGIATLLQVYSGKFIGIGLPVVLGCTFTAVSPIIAIGTNPEQGITDIYGSIIASGFIVVIIAGFFGKLVKFFPPVVTGSVVSIIGISLLPVALNNMAGGQGAEDFASGANVALAFITLVIILLVYRFSTGFVRAISILIGLVAGTILGAFMGMVDFSPVSDADVLHMVQPFYFGMPTFNASAIVTMTLVAMVSLVESSGVYFALSDICNKKIDSKDLARGYRSEGLASVIGGIFNAFPYTTFSQNVGLTRMSGVKDRKVIYITGGLLVALGFLPKIAALTTIIPTPVLGAAMLAMFGMVITQGMGMLVPVMNESAENAMIAAIAVSLGVGVSVVPGIFDALPESVSILTSNGIVCGSVTAIILNILFNMIGPKHKEDPMHG; encoded by the coding sequence ATGAATACCTTTAAATCGACAACGCTAGCGATTCAACATTTACTTGCGATGTATGCAGGTGCCATCTTAGTACCACTCATTATCGGTGGCGCTATTGGCTTTGATTCAGCGCAAATGACATATCTAGTGGCGATTGACATTATGATGTGTGGGATCGCAACACTTTTACAAGTGTATTCAGGTAAGTTTATCGGTATTGGGTTACCAGTAGTACTAGGCTGTACGTTTACTGCGGTTAGTCCAATTATTGCAATCGGTACAAATCCTGAGCAGGGAATTACAGATATTTACGGTTCTATTATTGCTTCAGGTTTCATTGTTGTCATTATTGCTGGCTTCTTCGGAAAGCTAGTAAAATTCTTCCCACCAGTTGTTACAGGCTCTGTAGTATCGATTATTGGTATTTCTTTATTGCCAGTAGCATTGAACAATATGGCAGGTGGACAAGGGGCAGAGGATTTTGCATCTGGTGCTAATGTTGCTTTAGCTTTCATTACATTAGTTATTATTTTATTGGTTTATCGTTTCTCTACAGGCTTTGTACGTGCAATTTCTATTTTAATTGGTCTAGTTGCTGGGACAATCCTAGGCGCGTTTATGGGGATGGTCGACTTTAGTCCAGTTTCAGATGCTGATGTGTTACACATGGTTCAACCTTTCTACTTTGGCATGCCAACATTTAATGCATCTGCAATTGTCACTATGACACTTGTTGCGATGGTATCTCTAGTAGAATCATCAGGTGTTTATTTTGCACTAAGCGATATTTGTAACAAAAAAATCGATTCAAAGGATTTAGCGCGAGGCTATCGTTCAGAAGGTCTTGCCTCTGTGATTGGGGGTATTTTCAATGCCTTCCCTTATACAACTTTCTCACAAAACGTGGGACTTACACGTATGTCAGGCGTAAAAGACCGTAAAGTTATTTACATCACAGGTGGATTATTAGTAGCACTTGGTTTCCTACCAAAAATCGCAGCACTAACAACGATCATTCCAACACCAGTACTTGGTGCGGCAATGCTAGCGATGTTCGGTATGGTAATTACACAAGGTATGGGTATGCTTGTACCTGTTATGAATGAGTCAGCGGAAAATGCCATGATTGCTGCAATTGCAGTCAGCCTTGGTGTCGGTGTATCAGTTGTTCCTGGAATTTTTGATGCACTACCAGAAAGCGTTTCGATTCTGACGTCAAATGGTATCGTCTGTGGTTCTGTTACAGCGATTATCCTTAATATTTTATTCAACATGATTGGGCCTAAGCATAAGGAAGACCCGATGCATGGGTAG